One window of the Carassius auratus strain Wakin chromosome 20, ASM336829v1, whole genome shotgun sequence genome contains the following:
- the LOC113037718 gene encoding gastrula zinc finger protein XlCGF57.1-like, with product MWFVKEETEDLRIADSFRVKREDTETQTGLRVLKEEGQELNKREIKYQHHSLITGEKSLSCSQNENTLSRNRAQTTSPTSGHFDQHGNLDVNMRIHIGDKPFSCQQCGKSYTSKGSLKDHMRVHTGENPFTCQHCGKSFIRKGNLTVHMKIHTRESPFTCQQCGKSFVQKGSLKSHTRVHTGESPFICQQCGKSFTQKGNLKVHMRIHSKETPFSCQQCGKSFTQKGSLKDHMKIHTGENPFTCQHCGKSFIRKGNLKVHLRVHTRESPFSCQQCGKTFTQQTSLKIHIRIHTGEKPFTCPQCGRSFTHKGTLNNHVTTHTGEKPFVCSQCGKCFRFTVTLKDHMRIHSREIRFVCHQCGRSFTDRNDLKNHVVTHIGEKAFMCHYCGKSFKNNANLEVHLRIHTGEKPFSCTQCGKSFTVKGNLDIHTRVHTKERPYRCLRCEKSFTYHTDLKRHLLTHSGEKFQCSECDKGFRKISNYRKHLDMHSGGRPFNCVKSKREILKLSSHLDLHLKSHAYVRLYSCSFCGKSFKWLRNLICHQKRRICEKSKLRLRRR from the exons ATGTGGTTTGTTAAAGAGGAGACTGAAGACTTGAGGATCGCAGACTCTTTTAGAGTCAAACGTGAAGATACGGAGACACAAACAG GGCTGAGGGTGCTGAAGGAGGAGGGTCAAGAACTGAATAAAAGGGAAATTAAGTATCAACATCATTCATTAATAACAGGAGAAAAATCTTTAAGTTGCTCACAGAACGAAAATACTTTGTCACGAAATAGAGCTCAAACGACTAGTCCAACTAGTGGTCATTTCGATCAACATGGAAACCTTGATGTCAACATGAGAATTCACATAGGAGACAAGCCATTCTCCTGCCAGCAGTGTGGGAAGAGTTACACCTCGAAAGGAAGTCTCAAAgatcacatgagagttcacactggagagaaccCTTTCACCTGCCAACATTGTGGAAAAAGTTTCATTCGAAAAGGAAACCTGACTGTccacatgaaaattcacactAGAGAGAGCCCATTCACCTGCCAGCAGTGTGGGAAAAGTTTTGTTCAGAAAGGTAGTCTTAAATCCCACAcaagagttcacactggagagagtcCTTTTATCTGTCAAcaatgtggaaaaagtttcactcaaaaaggaaacctgaaagtccacatgagaattcactctAAAGAGACCCCATTctcctgccaacagtgtggaaaaagtttcactCAGAAAGGAAGTCTTAAAGAtcacatgaaaattcacactggagagaaccCTTTCACCTGCCAACATTGTGGAAAAAGTTTCATTCGAAAAGGAAACTTGAAAGTCCACTTGCGAGTGCACACTAGAGAGAGCCCATTctcctgccaacagtgtggaaaaactTTTACTCAGCAAACAAGCCTTAAAATCCACAtaagaattcacactggagagaagcctttcacatGCCCTCAATGTGGAAGGAGTTTTACACATAAAGGAACCCTTAATAACCATGTGACCACtcacacaggagagaagccaTTTGTATGTAgtcagtgtggaaagtgtttccGATTTACGGTAACCCTTAAAGACCACATGAGGATTCACTCGAGAGAGATCCGTTTTGTATGCCATCAGTGTGGAAGGAGTTTCACAGACAGAAATGATCTTAAGAACCATGTAGTAACTCACATCGGAGAGAAGGCTTTTATGTGCCATTACTGTGGGAAGTCTTTCAAAAACAATGCAAACCTTGAGGTTCATTtaagaattcacactggagagaagcctttcagcTGCactcaatgtggaaagagtttcacagtTAAAGGAAACCTTGACATTCACACAAGGGTTCACACTAAAGAGAGGCCTTACAGATGCCTTCGGTGTGAGAAGAGTTTCACATATCACACGGACCTGAAACGTCATTTGCTAACTCATTCTGGAGAGAAATTCCAGTGTTCTGAGTGTGACAAGGGGTTTCGAAAAATAAGCAATTACAGAAAACACTTGGATATGCATTCGGGAGGAAGACCATTTAATTGTGTTAAGAGTAAAAGAGAAATCCTAAAACTCTCATCACACTTAGATTTACATTTGAAAAGTCATGCATATGTGAGACTGTATTCTTGTTCTTTTTGTGGAAAAAGCTTTAAATGGCTCCGCAATTTAATATGCCACCAGAAGAGGCGCATCTGTGAGAAATCAAAGCTGCGTTTACGCCGCAGATGA